From one Sorangium aterium genomic stretch:
- a CDS encoding iron-sulfur cluster assembly scaffold protein: MSQHPRSLYREALLWLARAPDHRGPMPHADRRGRAVNALCGDELLAELTLGQDDRIGELRCTVRGCAVAEASAHLLAELVPGADHQQIAGWQARFEAALTGAALPAELAPLEPLLALRERPSRHGCALLPWHALAEALRPVGVAPSRDDLGEAAQPPAGAASIGPVISTVGRQNR, encoded by the coding sequence GTGAGCCAGCATCCCCGGAGCCTCTACCGCGAGGCCTTGCTCTGGCTGGCTCGCGCCCCCGACCACCGCGGGCCGATGCCCCACGCCGATCGGCGCGGGCGGGCGGTCAATGCCCTGTGTGGCGACGAGCTGCTGGCCGAGCTCACCCTCGGGCAGGACGATCGCATCGGCGAGCTGCGGTGCACCGTCCGCGGCTGCGCCGTAGCCGAGGCCTCGGCCCACCTCTTGGCCGAGCTCGTGCCCGGAGCGGATCACCAGCAGATTGCGGGTTGGCAAGCGCGATTCGAGGCGGCGCTCACTGGCGCTGCCCTGCCTGCCGAGCTCGCGCCCCTCGAGCCGCTGCTGGCCCTGCGCGAGCGGCCCAGCCGGCATGGCTGCGCGCTGCTTCCCTGGCACGCACTCGCCGAAGCGCTGAGGCCGGTGGGCGTCGCGCCATCGCGCGATGATCTCGGGGAGGCGGCCCAGCCCCCGGCCGGAGCCGCATCGATCGGGCCCGTCATTTCGACTGTAGGTCGTCAGAATCGCTAG
- a CDS encoding transposase: MERTRSPANARGRSGHRARRRADAPLPPAARASRDRARRRGGRRARGSALCFRRLGTRAAPYVVAPQWLRGLSPSSPSALAYDKPLCAALDGFTLHAATRAGAHHAAAREALLRYVLRPPIAKERVEPQQDGLVRLSLKRAFADGTVAVDMDPLSLLCRLAASVPPPRFHTVKYAGVLASASPWRKRIGPRPAKPQEPTKADEGAASKRKRGGYRAVDKPRRAPAPHICDRRPRVPSLQGADEARRHGDRAKEHRPLPLRARRTDRRPSTLSQRRGGGRRTGRAPFCAARRPGTPPRFATRLPGQTKARTDTCAHGTPMRPVARSAPPGPRSFDPGPSHHDARGPTLSVCCATLLRAAIRLLLPTRYARIAGYTTRAAAARGSDAGRGRRPARAAAARPALQG, from the coding sequence GTGGAACGAACTCGGTCACCTGCGAACGCGCGAGGTCGGTCAGGTCATAGAGCACGCCGTCGGGCGGATGCTCCGTTACCTCCGGCGGCACGGGCATCTCGAGATCGAGCACGACGTCGAGGAGGACGGCGAGCCCGAGGCAGCGCTCTGTGCTTCCGCCGTCTCGGGACGAGAGCCGCGCCATACGTCGTCGCCCCGCAATGGCTCCGCGGGCTCTCGCCGTCTTCTCCGAGCGCGCTCGCGTACGACAAGCCGCTGTGCGCTGCGCTCGATGGCTTCACCTTGCACGCAGCGACGCGCGCCGGTGCGCACCATGCCGCGGCGAGGGAGGCGCTGCTGCGTTACGTGCTGCGACCCCCGATCGCAAAGGAGCGCGTCGAGCCGCAGCAGGACGGCCTGGTGCGGCTCTCGCTCAAGCGCGCCTTCGCTGACGGGACTGTCGCGGTGGACATGGATCCGCTCTCGCTCTTGTGTCGCCTCGCAGCCAGCGTCCCGCCGCCGCGCTTTCACACCGTCAAGTACGCGGGCGTGCTCGCCTCGGCAAGTCCATGGCGCAAGCGCATCGGACCGCGCCCTGCGAAGCCACAAGAGCCTACGAAGGCGGACGAAGGCGCCGCTTCGAAACGCAAGCGTGGCGGCTATCGAGCGGTCGATAAACCGCGCCGAGCTCCTGCGCCGCACATTTGCGATCGACGTCCTCGAGTGCCCAGCTTGCAAGGGGCGGATGAAGCTCGTCGCCATGGTGACCGAGCCAAGGAACATCGCCCGCTTCCTCTCCGCGCTCGGCGAACCGACCGACGTCCCAGCACGCTCTCCCAGCGCCGAGGCGGCGGCCGCCGTACTGGAAGAGCACCGTTCTGCGCCGCAAGGCGCCCGGGGACGCCGCCGCGCTTCGCGACGCGCCTCCCGGGCCAGACCAAAGCCCGGACGGACACGTGTGCCCACGGCACGCCGATGCGCCCCGTAGCGCGCTCGGCGCCGCCCGGACCACGCTCTTTCGACCCAGGACCGAGCCATCACGACGCCCGCGGCCCCACCCTTTCGGTTTGCTGCGCTACACTGCTTCGCGCTGCGATCCGGCTTCTTTTACCTACGCGCTACGCGCGCATCGCCGGGTACACCACCCGAGCGGCGGCGGCGCGCGGCAGCGACGCCGGCCGCGGGAGGCGCCCGGCACGCGCGGCGGCGGCCCGGCCGGCGCTCCAGGGGTGA
- a CDS encoding transposase, with the protein MCAALDGFTLHAATRAGAHHAAAREALLRYVLRPPIAKERVEPQQDGLVRLSLKRVFADGTVAVDMDPLSLLCRLAASVPPPRFHTVKYAGVLASASPWRNRIGPRPAKPQEPTKADEGAAPKRKRGGYRAVDKPRRAPAPHICDRDLLAMVHPK; encoded by the coding sequence CTGTGCGCTGCGCTCGACGGCTTCACCTTGCACGCAGCGACGCGCGCCGGTGCGCACCATGCCGCGGCGAGGGAGGCGCTGCTGCGTTACGTGCTGCGACCCCCGATCGCAAAGGAGCGCGTCGAGCCGCAGCAGGACGGTCTGGTGCGGCTCTCGCTCAAGCGCGTCTTCGCTGACGGGACTGTCGCGGTGGACATGGATCCACTCTCGCTCCTGTGCCGCCTCGCAGCCAGCGTCCCGCCGCCGCGCTTTCACACCGTCAAGTACGCGGGCGTGCTCGCCTCGGCAAGTCCATGGCGCAATCGCATCGGACCGCGCCCTGCTAAGCCACAAGAGCCTACGAAGGCGGACGAAGGCGCCGCTCCGAAACGCAAGCGTGGCGGCTATCGAGCGGTCGATAAACCGCGCCGAGCTCCTGCGCCGCACATTTGCGATCGAGATCTACTGGCCATGGTGCACCCCAAGTGA
- a CDS encoding glycoside hydrolase family 3 protein, with protein sequence MKHCNQYGRWLLVAALTIPVPACGDDSTDPPADATGSGGSGAGSTTGTAGGGGDGGSGAGSTTGTAGGGGDGGSGAGSTTGTAGGGGDGGSGAGSTTGTAGGGGEGGSGAGTTTGTGGSGGAGGSGAGTTTGTGGSGGAGGSGAGSTGTAGGGGAGGSGAGSTGTAGGGGEGGSGAGSTTGTAGGGGAGGESASVEWPTVTSEIALDPEIEDAIAELLAQMSVAQKVGQMVQPEILAITPDQVREYHIGSVLNGGGSWPGRSKHATVADWVDLADAYYAASIDTSGAPGEHLGIPVIWGVDAVHGHNNVIGATLFPQNIGLGAMNDPDLIEEIGAITAAEVAVTGLDWAFAPTLAVVRDDRWGRSYEGYSEDPEIVRSYAGRMIRGLQGRPADSADLFNGAHVVATAKHFMGDGGTEQGKDQGNTVCSEEALRDIHAQGYLSALAAGAQTVMASFSSWNGDKMHGNQYLLTDILKGQLGFTGFVVGDWNGHGQLPGCNNTRCAAAINAGVDMIMVPNDWMAFIENTIAQAESGEIPMARIDDAVTRILRVKMRAGLLGPRASKGAPSTRSVAGDAALLAAPEHRAVAREAVRKSLVLLKNKGDVLPLSKSMNVLVAGKTANNIQNQSGGWTLTWQGTGNTNADFPNAQSIYAGIEETITAAGLSGAATLSPDGTAAADTFDAAIVVIGETPYAEGQGDIGKFETLEHANLYPEDLAVIETIRAQAPSVPIVTVFVSGRPLHTNKELNRSDAFVAAWLPGSEGGGVADVLFGDHEFQGKLSFSWPSADCQTSINRGDGEEPLFAYGYGLVTTDADALGDDLPEVSTGHGCDAPDPGAAGTTSEPLEIFVDGEDRGDYVLRIGGPSNWGGIDVGMGATLPGGEVSVSTIDGEIQGSAKQVTWSATGQIYAQVSAGAPGVDLSPYYNSETSIVFRARVDAPPEGPLVTLSAHCVYPCLGDINIANTLTSIADGEWHEVSVPLKCLTDRGLDITNVNTPFLIYSESPMDVAIEDVRWEPFTAGPTPTCAF encoded by the coding sequence ATGAAGCATTGTAACCAATACGGTAGATGGCTGCTGGTCGCAGCCCTGACCATCCCTGTTCCCGCCTGCGGGGACGACTCCACGGATCCCCCGGCTGACGCGACAGGGTCGGGCGGCTCCGGCGCAGGCTCCACCACCGGCACCGCCGGTGGCGGCGGCGACGGCGGCTCCGGCGCGGGCTCCACCACCGGCACCGCCGGCGGCGGCGGCGACGGCGGCTCCGGCGCCGGCTCCACCACCGGCACCGCCGGCGGCGGCGGCGACGGCGGCTCCGGCGCGGGCTCCACCACCGGCACCGCCGGCGGCGGCGGCGAGGGCGGCTCCGGCGCAGGCACCACCACCGGCACCGGCGGTAGCGGCGGCGCGGGCGGCTCCGGCGCAGGCACCACCACCGGCACCGGCGGCAGCGGCGGCGCGGGCGGCTCCGGCGCCGGCTCCACGGGCACCGCCGGCGGCGGCGGCGCGGGCGGCTCCGGCGCCGGCTCCACGGGCACCGCCGGCGGCGGCGGCGAAGGCGGCTCCGGCGCCGGCTCCACCACCGGCACCGCCGGTGGCGGCGGCGCGGGCGGCGAGAGCGCGTCGGTCGAATGGCCGACGGTGACGAGCGAGATCGCGCTCGACCCGGAGATCGAGGACGCCATCGCCGAGCTGCTCGCGCAGATGAGCGTGGCGCAGAAGGTCGGCCAGATGGTCCAGCCCGAGATCCTGGCGATCACGCCGGACCAGGTCCGGGAGTACCACATCGGCTCGGTGCTGAACGGCGGCGGCTCCTGGCCGGGCCGCTCCAAGCACGCGACCGTGGCCGACTGGGTCGACCTCGCGGACGCCTATTACGCGGCCTCCATCGACACGAGCGGCGCGCCCGGCGAGCACCTCGGCATCCCCGTCATCTGGGGCGTGGACGCGGTGCACGGCCACAACAACGTGATCGGCGCGACGCTGTTCCCGCAGAACATCGGGCTCGGCGCCATGAACGATCCCGATCTCATCGAGGAGATCGGCGCCATCACCGCCGCCGAGGTCGCCGTCACCGGGCTCGACTGGGCCTTCGCCCCCACGCTCGCCGTGGTGCGGGACGATCGGTGGGGCCGCTCCTACGAGGGCTACTCCGAGGATCCGGAGATCGTGAGGAGCTACGCGGGCCGGATGATCCGGGGCCTGCAGGGCCGGCCGGCGGACAGCGCGGACCTGTTCAACGGCGCGCACGTGGTCGCGACCGCCAAGCACTTCATGGGCGACGGCGGGACCGAGCAGGGCAAGGACCAGGGCAACACCGTCTGCTCCGAGGAGGCTCTGCGCGACATCCACGCCCAGGGCTACCTCTCCGCGCTCGCGGCGGGCGCGCAGACCGTGATGGCGTCGTTCAGCAGCTGGAACGGCGACAAGATGCACGGCAATCAGTACCTGCTCACCGACATCCTCAAGGGCCAGCTCGGCTTCACCGGCTTCGTCGTCGGCGACTGGAACGGGCACGGCCAGCTCCCGGGTTGTAACAACACGCGGTGCGCCGCGGCGATCAACGCCGGGGTGGACATGATCATGGTGCCCAACGACTGGATGGCGTTCATCGAGAACACCATCGCCCAGGCGGAGAGCGGCGAGATCCCGATGGCCCGCATCGACGACGCGGTGACCCGGATCCTGCGCGTGAAGATGCGGGCCGGCCTCCTCGGCCCCAGGGCGAGCAAGGGCGCCCCGTCGACCCGGTCGGTCGCCGGCGACGCCGCGCTCCTCGCCGCGCCGGAGCACCGGGCCGTGGCGCGCGAGGCCGTGCGCAAGTCGCTCGTCCTGCTCAAGAACAAGGGCGATGTCCTGCCGCTCAGCAAGTCGATGAACGTCCTCGTGGCCGGCAAGACCGCAAACAACATCCAGAACCAGTCCGGCGGCTGGACGCTGACCTGGCAGGGCACCGGCAACACCAACGCCGATTTCCCGAACGCGCAGTCCATCTACGCCGGCATCGAGGAGACGATCACGGCCGCCGGGCTGAGCGGCGCTGCGACCCTGAGCCCCGACGGCACCGCCGCGGCCGACACCTTCGACGCCGCGATCGTGGTCATCGGCGAGACGCCCTACGCCGAGGGCCAGGGCGATATAGGCAAGTTCGAGACGCTCGAGCACGCGAACCTCTACCCCGAGGACCTCGCCGTCATCGAGACCATCCGCGCCCAGGCGCCGAGTGTGCCCATCGTCACCGTGTTCGTGTCGGGCCGCCCGCTCCACACCAACAAGGAGCTCAACCGGTCAGACGCGTTCGTGGCGGCCTGGCTGCCGGGCAGCGAGGGCGGCGGCGTCGCCGACGTGCTCTTCGGCGATCACGAGTTCCAGGGCAAGCTGTCGTTCTCGTGGCCCTCGGCCGACTGCCAGACGTCCATCAACAGGGGAGACGGCGAGGAGCCGCTCTTCGCGTATGGCTATGGCCTCGTGACCACCGACGCCGACGCGCTCGGCGACGATCTGCCCGAGGTCTCCACGGGCCACGGCTGCGATGCCCCGGACCCGGGGGCGGCCGGCACCACGAGCGAGCCGCTCGAGATCTTCGTGGATGGCGAGGACAGGGGCGACTACGTGCTGCGCATCGGCGGCCCCTCGAACTGGGGCGGCATCGACGTGGGCATGGGGGCCACCCTGCCCGGCGGCGAGGTCAGCGTGAGCACGATCGACGGCGAGATCCAGGGCAGCGCCAAGCAGGTGACCTGGAGCGCGACGGGCCAGATCTACGCGCAGGTCTCGGCGGGCGCGCCCGGGGTCGATCTGTCGCCTTACTACAATTCGGAGACCTCGATCGTCTTCCGGGCGCGCGTCGATGCTCCGCCCGAGGGCCCGCTGGTCACGCTGTCAGCCCACTGCGTGTATCCCTGCCTCGGCGACATCAACATCGCCAATACGCTGACCTCCATCGCGGACGGGGAGTGGCACGAGGTCTCCGTCCCGCTGAAGTGCCTGACGGACAGAGGGCTCGACATCACCAACGTCAACACGCCCTTCCTCATCTACTCGGAGTCGCCGATGGACGTGGCGATCGAGGACGTCCGCTGGGAGCCCTTCACCGCCGGCCCCACCCCCACCTGCGCGTTCTGA
- a CDS encoding aminotransferase class V-fold PLP-dependent enzyme, with product MSTAVAARSDFPALAAPGFVYLDNASTTQAPLAVIEAIAAFYRNGHANVGRGVYGLAERTTAAYEAARAQVARFLGLRHPSELVFTSGATDAINLVVEGWARRRVTAGSRVLTTVLEHHANLLPWQRLTRQHGARLETIDIDEEGRLDLDDAAAKLPGATVLAVTAISNVLGVRMPLPALAALAREHGVCMVVDAAQAVGHEPVDFAAIGCDFMALSAHKMLGPTGIGVLAARRERLLELEPVRVGGGMVREVAALGSDGPSRWREPPWGLEAGTPHIAGAIGMAAAAEYLAALGLPRIAAAEESLVRALLDGLRELEGIRVLGPGPGAARAGIVSFTFASHHPHDVAGLLGELGVAVRAGHHCAVPLMRHLGAPSTVRVSLGPYNDEGDVTALLAGLRHVTRVLA from the coding sequence ATGAGCACGGCCGTGGCAGCGCGCAGCGACTTCCCCGCGCTTGCGGCCCCGGGCTTCGTCTACCTCGACAACGCGTCGACCACCCAGGCGCCGCTCGCGGTGATCGAGGCCATCGCGGCCTTTTACCGAAACGGCCACGCCAACGTAGGCCGCGGCGTGTACGGGCTCGCCGAACGCACGACGGCGGCCTACGAGGCGGCGCGGGCACAGGTGGCGCGCTTCTTGGGCTTGCGCCATCCGAGCGAGCTGGTGTTCACGTCCGGCGCAACCGACGCGATCAACCTGGTGGTCGAGGGCTGGGCGCGGCGACGCGTGACCGCGGGGAGCAGGGTCCTCACGACCGTCCTCGAGCACCACGCCAACCTACTGCCCTGGCAGCGCCTCACCCGCCAGCACGGAGCCCGGCTCGAAACGATCGACATCGACGAAGAGGGGCGGCTCGATCTCGATGACGCCGCGGCCAAGCTCCCGGGGGCGACGGTGCTGGCCGTGACCGCCATCTCCAACGTGCTCGGCGTTCGCATGCCGCTGCCGGCCCTCGCGGCGCTGGCCCGCGAGCACGGCGTGTGCATGGTCGTCGACGCGGCCCAGGCCGTGGGGCACGAGCCAGTCGACTTCGCGGCGATCGGCTGCGACTTCATGGCGCTGTCGGCCCACAAGATGCTAGGGCCCACGGGCATCGGCGTGCTGGCGGCGCGTCGCGAGCGGCTGCTCGAGCTCGAGCCGGTGCGGGTGGGCGGCGGGATGGTCCGGGAGGTCGCCGCCCTGGGGAGCGACGGGCCGTCGCGATGGCGCGAGCCGCCGTGGGGCCTCGAGGCCGGAACCCCGCACATCGCCGGGGCCATCGGCATGGCCGCCGCTGCCGAGTACCTCGCAGCCCTTGGCCTACCGCGGATCGCCGCGGCCGAGGAGAGCTTGGTCCGCGCGCTGCTCGACGGCTTGCGCGAGCTCGAGGGCATCCGGGTGCTGGGGCCCGGGCCCGGTGCGGCGCGCGCGGGGATCGTGTCCTTCACATTTGCGAGCCACCACCCCCACGACGTGGCGGGGCTACTGGGCGAGCTGGGTGTGGCCGTGCGCGCGGGCCATCACTGTGCCGTGCCACTCATGCGACACCTCGGAGCGCCATCGACCGTACGGGTAAGCCTGGGGCCGTACAACGACGAGGGCGACGTCACGGCCCTGCTCGCGGGCCTGCGGCACGTCACGCGGGTGCTCGCGTGA